The window TCGCCGCGCCCCAAAATATCCACGAAAGCCCGTCTCCCGACATCACGGTCTCGACGAATTGACCGCCGGACTTCAACCCCACGCAGGCCAAAAAGAGGGAAATACCCAGTTCGCGGACCATGAAGTTGGCGGAGATCGGCATGTGCCAGACGAGGGACCCCCATTGGCCCACCCGCGCCAGCAAAATCGAAACCACCAACGGGCCGCCCGCCAACCCCAGACGGACGGGGGCCGGCAACCCGGGAATTTTTAGCGGCAGGATGCCCACAAACACCCCCAGCGCGATGCCGACCAGGAGGGGCACGATGTGGGGGTCGTTCATTTGTTTGGCCGAGTTGCCCAACTCCTTCGTGGCCAATTGAATGGCTTCGGGAGCGCCCACGAGCAGAACCGCGTCGCCGAACTTGAGCCTCAGGTCCGGGTGCCCCGCGAATTCCATTTCCATCCGGGAAAGGCGCGTGATTTGAACGCCGAGCCGTTCGGGAAACGCGAGTTCCCCAACGGTCATTCCCAGGACGGATTTCTTCGTCACGATCACGCGCTTGGAGGTGATGGAGGTGTCCATGGTCTTGAGGTTCAGGTCCGATTCCCGGCCGACGATGATCCGCAATTCCTCCAGTTTCTCCCTTGGGCCCACGGCCAGCAAGACGTCCCCCACGGCGAGGGTCATGTGGGGTTGGGCGACCACGATCTTGCCGTCGTGCAGGAGGCGGGAAATGACGACGGATTTTTCCGGCGATCCGGGCATGCGGCCGATGGGGATGCCCGCCAAATTGGGGTTGGTGACCTCCAGGTGCACGGTGTGGAGCACGGGCGCGTCCTTGCGCTTTTCCCGCAAAAAGGCGTCGAGCTCTTTGTCGATTTGAATTTTGAAGACGCCGCGCAGGGTCAGCATGGTCAGAATGATGCCGATCACCCCGAAGGGGTACGCGACGGCGTAGCCCAGGCCGGGCAACTTCAGAAGGTCGGAGTCGGGACCGACCACATCCCGCAGGGCCTGTTGGGCGGCGCCGAGGCTGGGGGTGTTCGTGGTCGCGCCCGTCAGGACGCCCACCGCGGCGGGCAGATCGAGGCCGCCCCAAAAATGCGCCAAGACCGCGATGCACACGCCCAGCAACACGACCGTCCCGGCCATGAGGTTGAGCGGCAGTCCCTCCTTGCGGAACGAAGCGAAAAAGCCGGGCCCCACCTGGATCCCGATGGCGTAAACGAACAGGATCAGCCCAAACTCCCGGACGAATTCGAGCACGTGATCATTCAGGGTGATTCCGAAATGGCCGAAGGCGAGGCCAACGAACAGGACCCCCGCGATGCCGAGGCTGACGCCGCGAACTTTGAGATGACCCAGGGCGAGCCCCAGGCCCGCCACCAGGGCGATGACGAACACCGCGTGGGGAACGGCGTCGGGGTTGATCAAGGGGGAAAGAAAATCCATGGCGCGACTCCTTTGATTCGGATAAGGGGGTGGTCGGTCAGAACGAGAGGTGGCGAAGCGCCACGCCGCAAAACACCACGGCGAGCGCCACAAGAAGGTTGAAGCGCGCCCAGACCATCATCCGGCGGGCGGCGGCGCGGTATTCGGGGCTGTCGGGGCGCTCGGCCAGGGCGACAAGCGCCGGGCCGTGCACCTTGTCGTGCACAACACCCAGGGCGACCATCGCCACAAACAGGGCCATTTTAAGCAGGAAAACCCGTCCGTAGGTGGTGTCAACAAAGGAACCCAGGCCGGTATGAAAAAGGTAACGCACGCGCCAAAGCCCCGTCAGGACCAGCACGCCCAGGGCCCCGTGGCCCACACGCTTAAAACGCAGGGCGATGGCCATCGAGAGAGGCATGCGCTCGCGGGGCCCGAGGAATTGTCGAATCGTGGGGCCCAACACCAGGCCCAGGAACAATTGCCCGCCGACCCACACCGTGAAGGAAACGACGTGCAAAAAATGAAAGAAAACATCCATGGAAGATCCTTTGGATTGCCGGGATGACTCAATTATATGAAATCAGTAAAGGAATTCGCGGATGTCGTAAAGGGCGCGCCGTTCCCCGCGGGGGGGGACGCGCCCTTCAATCCATCGCCGCTGTTCGGCCTTTTCCTCTTCGGACATCGTCGGGAAGGCCGGGGCGGCGGCCTCCACCAGGGGGGAAAAATAGACGAAATCCCCGGGGCCCAACGGAGCGCGGATCAGCAGGTCGGCGGTGGCGCGGGCGTGGGCTTGGGCGTGATCCCGTCCCCCGGCACCCAAAAGAACGATGAGGCCCAACGCGATGCCCGCCGATTTGATTTTTTCCATGGCGCGCAGGGCGTCGGTCGCCGAACCGGGTTTTCGCAAAAGCCGGCGCAGGGCGTCGTCCCCGGTTTCGATGCCCAGATAGGCCCGGCGGAAGCCCGCCGCGGCCAGGGCCCGAAGTTCCTCCGTGGCCCAGGCGGAGGTGCGGGCGGTTTCGGCGAAGGCGTAGAGCCCCCCGACGCCATCCGTTTGGGGTTGGGCCAGGCGGGGGAACCGTCGGGCGAGACTTTCCGCCAGAGGGATCAACAGCGTGGGGGGAGCCTGGAGCGCGTTGGCGTCGCCCAGGAAAATGGCGCATCGCCCCTCCAATCCGTCGCCGAAGTAGCGGACGGCGGCGTCCGTGTGGCGGTCGATCTCCTCCCGCGCGCGGACGCGAAAGGGGCGGGCGGCGTAAAAGTCGCAGAACGTGCATTGATTCCAGGCGCACCCTTCGACCACCTGGATCACCAGGGACAGGTATTGGTCGGGGGGAAGGATGCCGATGGGGTTCCAGACTTCGGCGAAGCGGCGGGGGTCCGCCTCCCATTCCCCGTTCAAAAAAGCCGTCAAGGCGTCGATCTTTTGAGCCATTTGGGCCGGGTCGGCGGGAATTTCCCGGCCGCGGTCGTAGCGGCGAACGGGCGTGCCGGAGCGCAGGGACGCTTGGGCTTTCTCGAGCAGGGTTTTGAGTCGCGCCCGGAGGTTTTCCCGTTCGCCCGCGTCCAGGGCGCGAATGTGCCGCCGGGCGTCCGGACGGCCCGGGTCCCAAATCCATTTTTTTTCCAGGCAACGCCCGTCCAGTCCGCGGGCGGTGTAAAATCCGTTTTCGTAAAGGCCGGTGGGGCGTCCGGCCTTGTCAAAGCCAAGGGTCGCCCGGGGAGAAAGGATTAGGGACGTGCTGCCGGCCGTTTCGCCCCAGGTGATGGATTCGATGTCGGTGAAAACCGTCATGCCCCTATTTTAACTTAATCGAGGGAAACGTTATTTTGGCGAAATTTTGCAATTTTGTGACACATGGGATGCGTTTGGGGCCTATAATGGGGGGGGCAGAAGGAAACATGACGCAAATCATGGTGGGGGATTTCCCTTAGTTATATTAATATAGTTCAGATATGACCAACGCGAACACGCATCCACACGCTGTCCAACGCCCGGCCGGGACCCCCCTGCCGCCGCGGTTGATTTTTTGGGAAACCACCGCGGGATGCAACCTCCGTTGCGTCCACTGCCGGCGGCTGGATGTTCTGGACGAAGTGTCCGAGACCGACCTGTCCACCGCCGCCGCGAAGGAGATGATTTCCGACATCGCCGCCAATTACAAACCCATTTTGGTGTTGTCCGGCGGGGAACCCCTTTTCCGGCCCGACATCCTGGAATTGGCGGCCCACGCCCGGGACAACGGCCTGCGGGTGGCGCTGGCGACGAACGGGACCCTTGTGACGGCCGAAAAAGCCAAAGCGATCAAAGAGGCGGGGGTCGCGCGGGTGAGCATTTCACTCGACGGGGCTACGCCCGAGACCCACAACCGCTTCCGCGGCCCCGGGGCCTTCGAAAAGTCCCTTGCGGGGTTCGACCACTTGAAGCGCGAGGGGGTGTCCCTCCAGATCAATATGACCGTCACCCGCTACAACGCCCACGAGTTGCCGCGCTTGTACGAGATGTGCCTCGCCCGGGGCGCCGACGCTTTGCACCTCTTCATGCTGGTGCCGGTGGGTTGCGGGGTTCAAATCGCGGAGTCCGACATGTTGCCCTCGGCCGATTACGAAAAGTGGCTCAATTGGTTCTACGAACGGGACATCGAGCGTAAAATGGAATTGAAAGCCACCTGCGCGCCCCATTATTTCCGCATCGTCCGGCAACGCTCCAAGGAAATCGGTGGACTGCCCCCCAGCCATCACCGCCAGGAGGCCAAGGGCGCTCCCGCCGGTCTCCCCACCCAAGCGCTTCACCAGTCGACGAAGGGGTGTCTGGCCGGACAGGGTGTGTGCTTTATTTCCCACAAGGGCGATGTGTTCCCCTGCGGGTACCTGCCGATCAACGTGGGGAACATCCGGGAGACCCCGTTCAAGACCGTTTGGGAGACGTCCCCGGTGTTCGAGGGACTGCGGGACCCCTCGAAACTCGAGGGAAAATGCGGCGCGTGCTCGTTTAAATTTGTCTGCGGCGGGTGCCGCGCCCGGGCCTATTACGCCCACGGCGACGAACAGGCGGAGGAGCCCCATTGCGTGTACGTTCCCGAGGGCTACACCGCCCAGAGCGCCTGCGACGCTTTTTGAAATTTATTCTTCGAGGAGGAAATCAATGAAAAAGGCACTAGCGGGGTTCGTGGTTTTGGGCTTGTTGGCGGGCGCCGGCGCGGCCTTCGCCGAGGACGCGGCGAAACTGTACGGCACCAAATGCGCCATGTGCCACGGCAAAGAGGGCAAGGGCAACCCGGGCATGTCCAAGAAATTCGGGGCCGACGCCCTGAACTTGTTGGACGAGGCCAGCCTGGCCAAGACCGACGACGCCCTTGTGAAAATAACCTTGGAGGGCGAGGGCAAGCCGGGCCCCAGCGGCGCCAAGCCGATGCCGGCGTTCAAAGGAAAGATCAAGGACGAGGACGCCAAAGCCCTGGTGGCGTACATCCGTGGTTTGGCCCCGAAGAAATAACCCGAGGAGATCGAAAATGAAAAATATTGTCCGCGTTGTTTTGGTGTTGGGGTTAATGGGGGCGGCCGGGTCGGCCTTCGCCGAGGACGCCGCCAAACTGTACGGCACGAAATGCGCCATGTGCCACGGGAAGAAGGGCGAAGGCAACCCGGTCATGGCCAAGGCCAAGAAAATGGACATCGGCCTTTTTGCCGTGAACGACGAGGCCACCCTGAAGAAGACCGACGAGGAATTGATCAAGGCGACAATCGACGGGGTGGGAACCGCCATGCCCGCCTACAAAGGCAAAATCGCCGACGCCGAAGTGGCCCCCCTGATCACGTACATGCGGTCACTGGCTGCCCCCGCCGCGGAAGCTCCCGCCGTGGAAGCGCCCGTCACGACGCGACAATAGACGCCGGTCCTTCACGATGCCCCCCCCGCGCCGCCGTTCCCTGTGGACCCTCCCGTGGGTCGGGGCGGCGGTGGCGGGGGCTGTCATTTGCACCCCCGCCCTGCGGGCCGACGACAACGAAACCTGCCTCGCCTGTCACGGGTCGTCCGACATGGGCGCGCCGGTGGTGGACATGGCCGCCTACGCGAAGTCGATCCACGGGGGAAACCTATGCGTGTCTTGCCACACCGACGCCGCCGAGATCCCCCACCCGGAAAAACTGGCCCCCGTCTCCTGCGCCAAATGCCACCGTTTGGAAACCCAGATTTATCTTCAATCCGACCACGGCCGGGCCGTGGCCCGGGGCAAAGCGGAAGCCGCCTCCTGCAAGGATTGCCACGGCCACAGCCACACCTTGTTGAACTCACGGAACCCGGCCTCGCCCGTCAACCGCAAAAACATCCATGACACCTGCGCCGCCTGCCACGGAAAGACCGACGCCCCGGCCAACCAGCGGCTGACCGAGCGCCGACCCGTCGACTCCTACGACCACACGGTCCACGGCCTGGCCTTCGCCGCGGGGAAAATAAACGCCGCCGTTTGTTCCGACTGCCATGGCACACACGATCTCCACGGTTCGGCCAATCCCGCCAGCCGGGTGAATCGGACCCACATCGCCGCGACTTGCGGCGGCTGTCACCAGAACGTCCTCGCGGTCTACAAAGAAAGCATTCACGGCAGCGCCAGCGCCCACG of the Elusimicrobiota bacterium genome contains:
- a CDS encoding radical SAM protein, producing the protein MTVFTDIESITWGETAGSTSLILSPRATLGFDKAGRPTGLYENGFYTARGLDGRCLEKKWIWDPGRPDARRHIRALDAGERENLRARLKTLLEKAQASLRSGTPVRRYDRGREIPADPAQMAQKIDALTAFLNGEWEADPRRFAEVWNPIGILPPDQYLSLVIQVVEGCAWNQCTFCDFYAARPFRVRAREEIDRHTDAAVRYFGDGLEGRCAIFLGDANALQAPPTLLIPLAESLARRFPRLAQPQTDGVGGLYAFAETARTSAWATEELRALAAAGFRRAYLGIETGDDALRRLLRKPGSATDALRAMEKIKSAGIALGLIVLLGAGGRDHAQAHARATADLLIRAPLGPGDFVYFSPLVEAAAPAFPTMSEEEKAEQRRWIEGRVPPRGERRALYDIREFLY
- a CDS encoding putative transporter produces the protein MDFLSPLINPDAVPHAVFVIALVAGLGLALGHLKVRGVSLGIAGVLFVGLAFGHFGITLNDHVLEFVREFGLILFVYAIGIQVGPGFFASFRKEGLPLNLMAGTVVLLGVCIAVLAHFWGGLDLPAAVGVLTGATTNTPSLGAAQQALRDVVGPDSDLLKLPGLGYAVAYPFGVIGIILTMLTLRGVFKIQIDKELDAFLREKRKDAPVLHTVHLEVTNPNLAGIPIGRMPGSPEKSVVISRLLHDGKIVVAQPHMTLAVGDVLLAVGPREKLEELRIIVGRESDLNLKTMDTSITSKRVIVTKKSVLGMTVGELAFPERLGVQITRLSRMEMEFAGHPDLRLKFGDAVLLVGAPEAIQLATKELGNSAKQMNDPHIVPLLVGIALGVFVGILPLKIPGLPAPVRLGLAGGPLVVSILLARVGQWGSLVWHMPISANFMVRELGISLFLACVGLKSGGQFVETVMSGDGLSWIFWGAAITAVPILVVGFIARGIYKMNFTALCGLLAGAMTDPPALAFANTTMGSEAPALSYASVYPLTMLLRVLSTQTIILLLMR
- a CDS encoding CopD family protein, with the protein product MDVFFHFLHVVSFTVWVGGQLFLGLVLGPTIRQFLGPRERMPLSMAIALRFKRVGHGALGVLVLTGLWRVRYLFHTGLGSFVDTTYGRVFLLKMALFVAMVALGVVHDKVHGPALVALAERPDSPEYRAAARRMMVWARFNLLVALAVVFCGVALRHLSF
- a CDS encoding cytochrome c, whose protein sequence is MKKALAGFVVLGLLAGAGAAFAEDAAKLYGTKCAMCHGKEGKGNPGMSKKFGADALNLLDEASLAKTDDALVKITLEGEGKPGPSGAKPMPAFKGKIKDEDAKALVAYIRGLAPKK
- a CDS encoding radical SAM protein, coding for MTNANTHPHAVQRPAGTPLPPRLIFWETTAGCNLRCVHCRRLDVLDEVSETDLSTAAAKEMISDIAANYKPILVLSGGEPLFRPDILELAAHARDNGLRVALATNGTLVTAEKAKAIKEAGVARVSISLDGATPETHNRFRGPGAFEKSLAGFDHLKREGVSLQINMTVTRYNAHELPRLYEMCLARGADALHLFMLVPVGCGVQIAESDMLPSADYEKWLNWFYERDIERKMELKATCAPHYFRIVRQRSKEIGGLPPSHHRQEAKGAPAGLPTQALHQSTKGCLAGQGVCFISHKGDVFPCGYLPINVGNIRETPFKTVWETSPVFEGLRDPSKLEGKCGACSFKFVCGGCRARAYYAHGDEQAEEPHCVYVPEGYTAQSACDAF
- a CDS encoding c-type cytochrome, whose translation is MKNIVRVVLVLGLMGAAGSAFAEDAAKLYGTKCAMCHGKKGEGNPVMAKAKKMDIGLFAVNDEATLKKTDEELIKATIDGVGTAMPAYKGKIADAEVAPLITYMRSLAAPAAEAPAVEAPVTTRQ